From a region of the Geothrix sp. 21YS21S-2 genome:
- a CDS encoding Do family serine endopeptidase: MKRQIKQLFMLSAFAGVCMAVGMGLSYRWVARAQEEQPVTVDAKGLDRLPPIADVAEKLNPTVVAITNTSFVKNRGRFEGESPFGDDFFNWFFGPQRPGTRKPQEEEQRVQAGGSGVVISPDGKILTNNHVIDGVRGGDSTIEVKMADGRTFKATILGKDKELDIALIKIDAKHLPYAKLGDSDAMRIGEWVVAIGNPLGLEHTVTQGIVSAKGRQLTGPGLESFIQTDAAINRGNSGGPLLNLRGEVVGINTAIRPDGQNIGFAVPVNMIKRVIADLESGKPVSRGYLGVGTRNLDNEFQSSLGIKEGAVVSNVDRGTPADKAGIQRLDVITAVDGQKVRSGDQLVAAIAGRRAGESVTVTVWRDGAFKDIKVTLGDRKELQKGEAQDGEEDDSAPRTDPDNPKQMNLEKTYGFTVEALSPANRHQFGVPNDVKGVVITFVAARSGAAEKGLQAGLVITAVGPKDIDGLPAFQAEVKKAGGKKPLLLLVRPPRGASLTIAIPPR; the protein is encoded by the coding sequence ATGAAACGTCAGATCAAGCAACTCTTCATGCTTTCCGCCTTCGCGGGCGTCTGCATGGCCGTGGGCATGGGGCTCAGCTACCGCTGGGTCGCCAGGGCCCAGGAGGAGCAGCCCGTCACCGTCGACGCCAAGGGCCTCGACCGCCTCCCGCCCATCGCGGACGTGGCGGAGAAGCTCAATCCCACGGTGGTGGCCATCACCAACACCAGCTTCGTCAAGAACCGGGGCCGCTTCGAGGGCGAGTCCCCCTTCGGCGACGACTTCTTCAACTGGTTCTTCGGGCCCCAGCGGCCCGGCACCCGCAAGCCCCAGGAGGAGGAGCAGCGGGTCCAGGCCGGCGGCAGCGGCGTGGTCATCTCCCCCGACGGCAAGATCCTCACCAACAACCACGTCATCGACGGCGTGCGGGGCGGGGACAGCACCATCGAGGTGAAGATGGCCGACGGCCGCACCTTCAAGGCCACGATCCTGGGCAAGGACAAGGAGCTGGACATCGCGCTGATCAAGATCGACGCCAAGCACCTGCCCTACGCCAAGCTGGGCGACAGCGACGCCATGCGCATCGGCGAGTGGGTGGTGGCCATCGGCAACCCCCTGGGCCTCGAGCACACCGTCACCCAGGGCATCGTCTCGGCCAAGGGCCGCCAGCTCACGGGCCCCGGCCTCGAGTCCTTCATCCAGACCGACGCCGCCATCAACCGCGGCAACTCCGGCGGACCCTTGCTCAACCTCCGGGGCGAGGTCGTCGGCATCAACACCGCCATCCGCCCCGACGGCCAGAACATCGGCTTCGCGGTACCCGTGAACATGATCAAGCGGGTCATCGCGGACCTGGAGAGCGGCAAGCCCGTGAGCCGCGGCTACCTGGGCGTGGGCACCCGCAACCTGGACAACGAGTTCCAGTCCTCCCTGGGCATCAAGGAAGGCGCCGTGGTCTCCAACGTCGACCGGGGCACGCCCGCGGACAAGGCCGGCATCCAGCGCCTGGACGTCATCACCGCCGTGGATGGCCAGAAGGTCCGCAGCGGCGATCAGCTGGTGGCCGCCATCGCGGGCCGAAGGGCCGGCGAGTCCGTCACCGTCACGGTGTGGCGCGACGGGGCGTTCAAGGACATCAAGGTGACCCTGGGCGACCGCAAGGAGTTGCAGAAGGGCGAGGCCCAGGACGGAGAGGAGGACGACTCCGCGCCCAGGACCGACCCCGACAACCCCAAGCAGATGAACCTCGAGAAGACCTACGGCTTCACCGTCGAGGCCCTGTCCCCCGCCAACCGTCACCAGTTCGGCGTCCCCAACGACGTCAAGGGCGTGGTCATCACCTTCGTGGCGGCCCGGTCGGGAGCCGCGGAAAAGGGCCTCCAGGCCGGCCTGGTCATCACCGCCGTGGGTCCCAAGGACATCGACGGGCTCCCGGCCTTCCAGGCCGAAGTCAAGAAGGCGGGGGGCAAGAAGCCCCTGCTCCTGCTCGTGCGGCCCCCCAGGGGCGCCTCGCTTACGATCGCCATCCCCCCGCGCTAG
- a CDS encoding ABC transporter permease, producing the protein MNRLATNLRWALRSLAGTPGFTAMAVLILALGIGANAAIFGLVDRALLRPLDYPGAERLVAVWETHTNDGSITSVSPADFLDWRREARGFDALAAVCNTSVNVAGGIEPARAFGLRASWTFFRVVGVAPALGRGFLPEEDATGASRVVILSHGFWMRQFGGDPAVVGRSVSLDGSDALVVGVMPRGFRFDFMGDRLDLILPAAFSAEETERRGWHFLGVVGRLAPGMKLAGARSEMTRVAAALAVAHPASNTRRSAQVVPLRDELVRDARGTLLFLLGAVAFVLLAACANLLNLMLARKARRQRDQAIRTALGASPWDLGSQALTESALLGLLGGLAGWLPAQAAMSGLVRLLALPAHLDRPGWDFRMAGFILLLSVATALVLGLAPGPGATAHNRLRGVLVTAEVALTTLLLVGAGLMVRSLSHLRTLDPGFQPDQLVMATLTVPARAYPALEDRAAFIRRLRDRVEAIPGVASAAASDTLPFAGSTWTTSYDVEGQPAQEGRIAIAHHVSPAYFRTMGIPLLRGRELEQGERDGAVVSRRFARRHFGEGDPLGRRVALERGQWLRVVGVAGDVRHNGLARDPEPEIYLPLTLGGPTSQSLGSFALVARGPAALAPALRGALREVDPDLPLGTVRAMASLVDQDRQATRAGSVLLGAFAALALLLAAVGIYAVLSFITGMRRRELGIRMALGATARDILGLVLGQGLRWIGAGIACGLAGAVALGRFIQSQIHGVRAGDPATLGAAALLLVAVGLAACLLPALRALRVDPWAVLRSE; encoded by the coding sequence ATGAACCGGCTCGCCACCAACCTGAGATGGGCCCTCCGCTCCCTGGCGGGCACCCCCGGCTTTACCGCCATGGCCGTGCTCATCCTGGCCCTGGGCATCGGCGCCAACGCCGCCATCTTCGGCCTGGTGGACCGGGCCCTGCTGCGGCCCCTGGACTATCCGGGCGCGGAGCGCCTCGTGGCGGTGTGGGAGACCCACACCAACGACGGTTCCATCACCTCCGTCTCCCCCGCGGATTTCCTGGATTGGCGGCGCGAGGCCCGGGGCTTCGACGCCCTGGCCGCGGTGTGCAACACCTCCGTGAACGTCGCCGGGGGCATCGAGCCGGCGCGGGCCTTCGGTCTGCGGGCCTCCTGGACATTCTTCCGGGTGGTGGGGGTGGCTCCGGCCCTGGGGCGGGGCTTCCTGCCCGAGGAGGACGCCACGGGGGCCTCCCGGGTGGTGATCCTCTCCCACGGCTTCTGGATGCGGCAGTTCGGCGGGGATCCGGCCGTGGTGGGCCGCAGCGTCTCCCTGGACGGATCGGACGCGCTGGTGGTGGGGGTGATGCCCCGGGGCTTCCGGTTCGATTTCATGGGGGACCGGCTGGACCTGATCCTGCCCGCGGCCTTCAGCGCCGAGGAGACGGAACGGCGCGGGTGGCACTTCCTGGGCGTGGTGGGGCGCCTGGCGCCGGGCATGAAGCTGGCCGGGGCCCGGTCGGAGATGACACGCGTCGCCGCGGCCCTCGCCGTCGCCCATCCCGCCTCCAACACCCGGCGTTCCGCGCAGGTGGTCCCCCTGCGGGACGAGCTGGTGCGCGACGCCCGGGGCACGCTCCTCTTCCTCCTGGGCGCCGTGGCCTTCGTGCTGCTGGCGGCCTGCGCCAACCTCCTGAACCTCATGCTGGCCCGCAAGGCCCGCCGCCAGCGGGACCAGGCCATCCGCACGGCCCTGGGGGCCTCGCCCTGGGACCTGGGCAGCCAGGCCCTCACCGAGAGCGCCCTGCTGGGGCTCCTGGGGGGCCTCGCGGGGTGGCTGCCGGCCCAGGCCGCCATGTCCGGCCTGGTGCGGCTCCTGGCCCTGCCGGCCCACCTGGACCGCCCCGGCTGGGACTTCCGCATGGCCGGGTTCATCCTGCTGCTGTCCGTGGCCACCGCCCTCGTGCTGGGCCTGGCCCCCGGGCCCGGCGCCACGGCGCACAACCGCCTCCGGGGCGTCCTGGTGACGGCCGAGGTGGCCCTCACCACCCTGCTCCTGGTAGGCGCGGGCCTCATGGTGCGCAGCCTCTCCCACCTGCGCACCCTGGACCCCGGTTTCCAGCCCGACCAGCTCGTCATGGCCACGCTCACCGTGCCGGCCCGCGCATACCCCGCCCTCGAGGACCGCGCCGCCTTCATCCGGCGCCTGCGGGACCGGGTGGAGGCCATCCCCGGCGTGGCCTCCGCCGCCGCCAGCGATACGCTGCCCTTTGCCGGCTCCACCTGGACCACCTCGTACGACGTGGAGGGCCAGCCCGCCCAGGAGGGCCGCATCGCCATCGCCCACCACGTCTCCCCCGCCTACTTCCGCACCATGGGCATCCCCCTGCTGCGGGGCCGGGAACTGGAGCAGGGGGAACGGGACGGCGCCGTGGTGAGCCGGCGCTTCGCCCGCAGGCACTTCGGCGAAGGGGACCCCCTGGGCCGCCGCGTGGCCCTGGAGCGGGGCCAGTGGCTGCGCGTGGTGGGGGTGGCCGGCGACGTGCGCCACAACGGTCTGGCCCGGGACCCCGAGCCCGAAATCTACCTCCCTCTCACCCTGGGCGGCCCCACGTCCCAGAGCCTGGGTTCGTTCGCCCTGGTGGCTCGGGGCCCCGCGGCCCTGGCCCCGGCCCTGCGCGGGGCGCTGCGGGAAGTGGACCCGGACCTGCCCCTTGGCACCGTGCGCGCCATGGCCTCGCTTGTGGACCAGGACCGCCAGGCCACCCGCGCCGGCAGCGTGCTGCTGGGCGCCTTCGCGGCCCTGGCCCTGCTGCTGGCAGCGGTGGGGATCTACGCGGTCCTGAGCTTCATCACCGGCATGCGCAGGCGGGAGCTGGGCATCCGCATGGCCCTGGGCGCCACGGCCCGCGACATCCTGGGCCTGGTGCTGGGCCAGGGCCTGCGTTGGATCGGGGCCGGCATCGCCTGCGGCCTCGCGGGGGCCGTGGCGCTGGGACGGTTCATCCAGTCGCAGATCCACGGGGTGCGGGCCGGGGACCCGGCCACGCTAGGCGCCGCGGCCCTCCTGCTGGTCGCGGTGGGGCTCGCGGCGTGCCTGCTGCCGGCGCTTAGGGCGCTGCGGGTGGATCCCTGGGCGGTGCTGCGGAGCGAGTAG
- a CDS encoding ADOP family duplicated permease: protein MTGLLIDIRQAVRSLLRAPGFLAAATGCLALGIGANLAVISHVDRLLLRPLPFPDSGRLVEVDPADLQTGETGPMTMPDFLALQAAGRGFKAMAACTARTRTLTGLAEPIRVDVGMVTAGFFDVLGVRAALGRVVFRPDEEVLPATVGVLRHDFWMARFGGDPAVLGRTLDLDGKAVQVVGVLPKDFRFHRRISDSQVFVPEAAPFGTRSPGMGTFLAIGRLNPGVPLVQAQAQVRAAAAGMEARRQNPRFDLRASSLLEETVSNYRRVLLLLQGAVALVLLITCFDVAGLQLVRDLGRGRDLAIRQALGAGRGRMGRLFLIESLMLAAAGGAAGIALSYFIQGGLRWLLEDLLPMPAASVYPALLAAALGLVLATGLALAFLSWFMACGPRLVEVLRAGYGASHSRGHWRVLKGLVVAEVALSVMLLTGAGLLIHSLVNLQRVHPGFEAGPVLTVNVPLPPSRYDLPAQRAFLARLEPALSALPGVGGAGVNDTLPFVKATNGGSVTADPGRAQGSEIYVRVHVVTSGYFKAMGIPLLAGGTFPPADPGTCMISRRLAEKLWPGQDAVGRPLYSDGIAPQRVAGVVADTAENRLDRPEDPQVYLPAEFHELFGGPVVAVKVQGDPARYGAQVKAVLRSLDPGLALPEPRPLREALKESMAVRTMAGILFTAFGLLALLLSGVGLYGVLAQITLQRRREIGIRLSLGATRAQVVGGILAGAAAMVGLGLGLGILFGWQAGRILGPLLFGLGGAGPAIHLGVLAILVPTALLACVLPALRAARVNPSEALRQE from the coding sequence ATGACAGGTCTTCTCATCGACATCCGCCAGGCGGTCCGGAGCCTTCTCCGCGCTCCGGGCTTCCTGGCCGCCGCGACCGGCTGCCTGGCCCTGGGCATCGGCGCGAACCTGGCGGTGATCTCCCACGTGGACCGTCTTCTCCTCAGGCCGCTGCCCTTCCCGGACAGCGGCCGGCTGGTGGAGGTGGATCCCGCGGACCTCCAGACCGGTGAGACCGGACCCATGACCATGCCCGACTTCCTGGCGCTCCAGGCCGCGGGCCGAGGCTTCAAGGCCATGGCGGCCTGCACCGCGCGGACCCGCACCCTGACGGGGCTGGCCGAGCCGATTCGCGTGGACGTGGGGATGGTCACGGCGGGCTTTTTCGACGTCCTGGGCGTCCGGGCCGCCCTGGGCCGGGTCGTCTTCCGCCCCGACGAGGAGGTGCTGCCCGCCACCGTGGGCGTGCTCCGGCACGATTTCTGGATGGCGCGGTTCGGCGGCGATCCCGCCGTGCTGGGCCGCACCCTGGACCTGGACGGCAAGGCCGTGCAGGTGGTGGGGGTGCTGCCGAAGGACTTCCGGTTCCACCGCCGGATCTCGGACTCCCAGGTGTTCGTGCCGGAGGCGGCCCCCTTCGGAACGCGGAGTCCCGGCATGGGCACCTTCCTGGCGATCGGCAGGCTGAACCCGGGGGTTCCCCTCGTCCAGGCCCAGGCCCAGGTCCGGGCCGCCGCCGCCGGCATGGAGGCCCGCAGGCAGAATCCCCGGTTCGACCTGCGCGCCTCCAGCCTGCTGGAGGAGACGGTGAGCAACTACCGTCGCGTGCTGCTCCTCCTGCAGGGGGCGGTGGCGCTGGTGCTGCTCATCACCTGCTTCGACGTCGCCGGGCTCCAACTGGTGCGGGACCTGGGCCGGGGGCGGGACCTGGCCATCCGCCAGGCCCTGGGCGCGGGGCGGGGGCGCATGGGGCGCCTCTTCCTGATCGAGAGCCTGATGCTCGCCGCCGCGGGCGGCGCGGCGGGGATCGCGCTGAGCTATTTCATCCAGGGCGGGCTCCGCTGGCTGCTGGAGGACCTCCTCCCCATGCCGGCCGCCTCGGTCTACCCCGCGCTGCTGGCGGCGGCCCTGGGACTGGTCCTGGCCACGGGCCTGGCCCTGGCCTTCCTGTCCTGGTTCATGGCCTGCGGCCCGCGCCTGGTGGAGGTGCTCCGGGCCGGGTACGGCGCCAGCCACTCCCGCGGCCACTGGCGCGTGCTCAAGGGCCTGGTGGTGGCGGAGGTCGCCCTGTCGGTGATGCTGCTCACCGGAGCCGGACTCCTGATCCACAGCCTCGTGAACCTCCAGCGCGTGCATCCCGGCTTCGAGGCGGGACCGGTGCTGACGGTGAACGTCCCCCTGCCGCCCTCCCGGTACGACCTGCCGGCGCAGCGCGCGTTCCTGGCGCGCCTGGAACCCGCCCTGTCGGCCCTGCCGGGCGTCGGGGGCGCCGGCGTCAACGACACCCTCCCCTTCGTCAAGGCCACCAACGGAGGCAGCGTCACCGCGGATCCCGGACGGGCCCAGGGCTCGGAGATCTATGTGCGGGTCCACGTCGTCACCTCGGGCTATTTCAAGGCCATGGGCATCCCCCTCCTCGCGGGAGGAACCTTCCCCCCGGCGGACCCCGGCACCTGCATGATCAGCAGGCGCCTGGCGGAAAAGCTCTGGCCGGGCCAGGACGCCGTGGGCCGCCCTCTGTATTCCGACGGCATCGCCCCCCAGCGGGTGGCCGGCGTGGTGGCGGATACGGCCGAGAACCGCCTCGACCGGCCGGAGGACCCGCAGGTCTACCTGCCGGCGGAGTTCCATGAGCTCTTCGGCGGCCCGGTGGTGGCGGTGAAGGTGCAGGGCGACCCCGCCCGGTACGGCGCCCAGGTGAAGGCCGTCCTCCGGTCCCTGGATCCCGGCCTCGCGCTGCCCGAGCCCCGGCCCCTGCGCGAAGCGCTCAAGGAGAGCATGGCCGTGCGCACCATGGCGGGCATCCTGTTCACCGCGTTCGGGCTCCTGGCCCTGCTGCTCTCGGGCGTGGGCCTCTACGGGGTCCTGGCGCAGATCACCCTCCAGCGGCGGCGGGAGATCGGCATCCGCCTTTCCCTGGGCGCGACCCGCGCCCAGGTGGTGGGGGGCATCCTGGCGGGCGCCGCCGCGATGGTGGGGCTGGGCCTTGGCCTCGGGATCCTGTTCGGGTGGCAGGCCGGGAGGATCCTGGGGCCGCTGCTCTTCGGCCTGGGCGGGGCGGGTCCGGCCATCCACCTGGGCGTCCTGGCCATCCTCGTTCCGACGGCGCTCCTGGCCTGCGTCCTGCCGGCGCTGCGCGCCGCCCGGGTGAACCCGTCGGAAGCCCTGCGTCAGGAGTGA
- a CDS encoding hemolysin family protein: protein MHTSALIATPALILATGFFVCAEFAAVRVRSTQLEARLDADPRAAQALEVHRNLDRHLSSIQVAITLLTISLGAVGEDVFVKGFQALFGGTPWPRVGLVLGSFMGILVITLLQVVLAELLPRGVALRSAEVWALRTAGPLLFWSQAIAPVTRTLTGLTHGLERLLGVPPAVDHAPTEDEFRRMLMKSKLEISRKDLIENLFDFSKRTVKEVAVPRAQVVYFDLQRTFEENLALARSCVNTRLPLCDGDLDHVVGVIHLRDLLWALNDQGPELDFRRLARAAFMVPEMRLIQDLLLDFQKQKQHLALVVNEHGGVDGLVTLEDVLEELVGEIQDEFDREVINLRRTRGGAWLAQGNVTLEELEDHLDLHLEVEKGSVSLGGLFQERLGRILRAGDELRIQGWRIRVLEMRGMAPRKFLLKPVATGEPSDD, encoded by the coding sequence ATGCACACCAGCGCCCTGATCGCCACCCCGGCGCTCATTCTCGCCACGGGGTTCTTCGTCTGCGCCGAGTTCGCCGCGGTGCGGGTGCGCAGCACGCAGCTGGAGGCCCGGCTGGACGCCGATCCCCGGGCGGCCCAGGCCCTGGAGGTCCACCGCAACCTGGACCGCCACCTCTCCAGCATCCAGGTGGCCATCACGCTCCTCACCATCAGCCTGGGCGCCGTCGGGGAGGACGTCTTCGTCAAGGGGTTCCAGGCGCTCTTCGGGGGCACGCCCTGGCCCCGGGTGGGGCTCGTCCTGGGCTCGTTCATGGGGATCCTGGTCATCACGCTGCTCCAGGTGGTGCTGGCCGAGCTGCTGCCCCGGGGCGTGGCCCTGCGCTCGGCCGAGGTCTGGGCCCTGCGCACCGCGGGCCCCCTCCTGTTCTGGTCCCAGGCCATCGCTCCCGTGACCCGGACCCTGACCGGCCTCACCCACGGACTGGAGCGGCTCCTGGGGGTCCCCCCCGCCGTGGACCACGCCCCCACCGAGGACGAGTTCCGCCGCATGCTCATGAAGAGCAAGCTGGAGATCTCCCGCAAGGACCTCATCGAGAACCTCTTCGACTTCTCCAAGCGCACCGTCAAGGAGGTCGCGGTGCCCCGGGCCCAGGTGGTCTACTTCGACCTCCAGCGCACCTTCGAGGAGAACCTGGCCCTGGCCCGGAGCTGCGTCAACACGCGCCTGCCGCTCTGCGACGGGGACCTGGACCACGTGGTGGGCGTCATCCACCTGCGCGACCTGCTGTGGGCCCTCAACGACCAGGGCCCGGAGCTGGACTTCCGCAGGCTGGCCCGGGCCGCGTTCATGGTGCCCGAGATGCGGCTCATTCAGGACCTGCTGCTGGACTTCCAGAAGCAGAAGCAGCACCTGGCCCTGGTGGTGAACGAGCACGGCGGCGTGGACGGCCTGGTGACCCTGGAGGACGTGCTGGAGGAGCTGGTGGGCGAGATCCAGGACGAGTTCGACCGGGAGGTGATCAACCTCCGGCGCACCCGGGGCGGGGCCTGGCTGGCCCAGGGCAACGTCACCCTGGAGGAGCTGGAGGACCACCTGGACCTCCACCTGGAGGTGGAGAAGGGCTCCGTGAGCCTGGGCGGGCTGTTCCAGGAGCGGCTGGGGCGCATCCTCCGGGCCGGGGACGAGCTGCGCATCCAGGGCTGGCGGATCCGGGTGCTGGAGATGCGGGGCATGGCCCCCCGGAAGTTCCTCCTCAAGCCCGTGGCCACCGGGGAGCCCAGTGACGATTGA
- a CDS encoding phosphotransferase, with the protein MSAQLQSVLDRWGCRNPVLLNGDAGLRQYFRVDHPHLGSALVVLYPNADPAGTDDSYFEYRALQAYLDPVVRVATIIQYDDELRAMLVEDLGSTTLEMRLIAHPEEELAWARDVGGLLATWLGLLTEGAPPRAFFMLRRFDHAKFQFEWEFCKQHFFADFLGKEAPLWLDRMMEDVHNGLESRTHSLSHRDFHVRNLMVHGDRLVTLDFQDARKGAATYDLASILFDGYWDWSEEARAIMIRSVEEETGWSETLLWEELNLSGIQRNLKTLGTFGNQVVNRGKAHFAPAIPRTIRHLLGHFQRIHHGEGVLAAEHWLRLAEKRLLKTAGDID; encoded by the coding sequence ATGAGCGCTCAACTCCAGTCCGTCCTCGATCGCTGGGGCTGCAGGAACCCGGTCCTCCTGAACGGGGACGCCGGCCTGCGGCAGTACTTCCGGGTGGACCACCCCCACCTGGGCAGCGCCCTGGTGGTCCTCTACCCCAACGCGGATCCCGCAGGCACCGACGATTCCTACTTCGAGTACCGGGCCCTCCAGGCCTACCTGGACCCGGTGGTGCGGGTGGCCACCATCATCCAGTACGACGACGAGCTGCGCGCCATGCTGGTGGAGGATCTGGGCTCCACCACGCTGGAGATGCGCCTGATCGCGCATCCCGAGGAGGAGCTCGCCTGGGCCCGGGACGTGGGGGGCCTCCTGGCCACCTGGCTGGGCCTGCTCACCGAGGGTGCCCCGCCCCGGGCCTTCTTCATGCTGCGCCGCTTCGACCACGCCAAGTTCCAGTTCGAGTGGGAGTTCTGCAAGCAGCACTTCTTCGCCGACTTCCTGGGCAAGGAGGCCCCCCTCTGGCTGGACCGCATGATGGAGGACGTGCACAACGGCCTGGAGTCGCGCACCCACTCCCTTTCCCACCGCGACTTCCACGTGCGCAACCTCATGGTGCACGGCGACCGCCTCGTGACCCTCGACTTCCAGGACGCCCGCAAGGGCGCCGCCACCTACGACCTGGCCTCCATCCTCTTCGACGGGTACTGGGACTGGTCCGAGGAGGCCCGCGCCATCATGATCCGCAGCGTGGAGGAGGAGACCGGCTGGAGCGAGACCCTCCTGTGGGAGGAGCTGAACCTCAGCGGCATCCAGCGCAACCTCAAGACCCTGGGCACCTTCGGCAACCAGGTGGTGAACCGCGGCAAGGCCCACTTCGCCCCCGCCATCCCCCGCACCATCCGCCATCTCCTGGGCCACTTCCAGCGCATCCACCACGGCGAGGGCGTCCTGGCCGCGGAACACTGGCTGCGCCTGGCGGAGAAGCGCCTGCTCAAGACGGCCGGGGATATCGACTAG
- a CDS encoding NTP transferase domain-containing protein, with product MTIDGFILAAGLGTRMGPLSRALPKPAWPFNGRPLIALAADGLRRAGIMNLACNAHVLPDRIREAARGTGIEVCPEPVLLGTAGGLRHVRDRASGELAVWNGDILADPPWEAFRERHRALGSDLSWLLIPHPGGPWNPVWLDRTGRILPPGQTGEGPYHFVGPAFWSPRALALLPEEGPADVKVHVLANLDRAFGVVVDPFPFYEIGSPDQLIEAAARVAPEAEGRIPGCYVHPEARPAGDLRHCVLGPGARLHPAFRDQDGFWFEEGGHLVRLAL from the coding sequence GTGACGATTGACGGGTTCATCCTGGCGGCGGGACTGGGAACGCGCATGGGACCCCTGTCCCGGGCGCTGCCCAAGCCGGCCTGGCCCTTCAACGGCCGCCCGCTCATCGCCCTGGCCGCCGATGGCCTGCGCCGGGCGGGGATCATGAACCTGGCCTGCAACGCCCACGTCCTGCCCGACCGCATCCGGGAGGCCGCCCGGGGCACCGGCATCGAGGTGTGCCCGGAACCCGTCCTGCTGGGCACGGCCGGGGGCCTGCGCCACGTGCGGGACCGGGCATCCGGCGAACTGGCGGTGTGGAACGGCGACATCCTGGCCGATCCTCCCTGGGAGGCGTTCCGGGAGCGCCACCGGGCCCTGGGCTCGGACCTGAGCTGGCTCCTCATCCCCCACCCCGGCGGCCCCTGGAACCCGGTGTGGCTGGACCGGACCGGCCGCATTCTCCCCCCCGGCCAGACCGGCGAAGGGCCCTACCATTTCGTGGGCCCCGCCTTCTGGAGTCCCCGGGCCCTGGCCCTCCTCCCCGAGGAAGGGCCCGCCGACGTGAAGGTCCACGTCCTGGCCAACCTGGACCGGGCCTTCGGGGTGGTGGTGGACCCCTTCCCCTTCTACGAGATCGGGTCGCCGGACCAGCTCATCGAGGCCGCGGCCCGGGTGGCCCCGGAGGCCGAGGGCCGGATCCCCGGCTGCTACGTCCATCCGGAGGCCCGGCCGGCCGGGGACCTGCGGCACTGCGTGCTGGGTCCCGGCGCCCGGCTCCACCCCGCCTTCCGGGACCAGGACGGTTTCTGGTTCGAGGAAGGGGGACACCTTGTGCGCCTCGCGCTATAG